One Purpureocillium takamizusanense chromosome 1, complete sequence genomic window carries:
- the CLA4_1 gene encoding Non-specific serine/threonine protein kinase (COG:T~EggNog:ENOG503NVDQ): protein MAQNSIYSSGQFMNPGPAPRPPADNRPRLNLTPSTNLPGSMANMAISPIRGTATSTYSGSTISLPIARQQSNNMDGMGGVAVKKEGWASVKESKNFIQPWKQKYLVLRKESLDFHKTEGGKVAYTLYLKDVVNVGRVEQAGTIFEVKRKADGASSSPGDDDGQTKTLQIKVKSDDDLYEWIDFIYGACPGMGGVSNPTNFSHAVHVGFDPSSGEFIGLPPEWSKLLNSSAITKEDYERNPQAVFEVLDFYTDLAKRAENPNQYSSLTPTPPATSQNKQLGYAAGSSIAPPRPAPPTPAQRGPGYSTTPPGSSGASQRRPTVGEHQQPRQQMQGMPPNYASQDAARDEQRRRQLEAQRQRDEQDRRELEEYNASLPKTKVPLAQQEIGGGYGGGGGGGGGSLPQSNSAERFNPTRAAPPAPKPNGGQSNGLRAQRPAPPAPGSASPSRLPQSSRDPSAQAQRTPRTDNSPGPNARYQNGSQASQPRQPQPQAQGSRLPAPVKPLNVAPKTGQAQPADGVKAAEAALTAKPAPSERKQDVRMSTMSENEVMAKLKEAVSKDDPNMSYSKQKKIGQGASGSVYVAKIKDTAQGIAREILRQQGSRAQVAIKQMDLAHQPRKELIVNEIMVMKDSRHRNIVNFLDAFLRNNNAELWVVMEYMEGGALTDVIDNNPSISEEQISTICHETCRGLQHLHSQSIIHRDIKSDNVLLDARGNVKITDFGFCAKLTETKSKRATMVGTPYWMAPEVVKQKEYGPKVDIWSLGIMAIEMIESEPPYLNEEPLKALYLIATNGTPRLKKPEKLSKELKAFLSVCLCVDVKSRASADELLAHDFLRHGCPLGSLADLLAFKKHAK from the exons ATGGCGCAAAATAG CATTTATTCATCCGGGCAGTTTATGAACCCTGGCCCGGCCCCCCGACCACCTGCCGACAATAGACCGCGATTGAATTTGACCCCGAGCACAAACCTCCCCGGGAGCATGGCCAACATGGCCATCTCCCCGATTCGTGGCACCGCCACCTCGACCTACTCGGGCTCCACCATCTCCCTGCccatcgcccgccagcagTCCAACaacatggatggcatgggcggcgtcgccgtcaagaagGAAGGCTGGGCGTCGGTCAAGGAAAGCAAAAACTTTATTCAGCCGTGGAAACAAAAGTACCTGGTTCTTCGCAAAGAATCCCTCGACTTCCACAAGACtgagggcggcaaggtcgccTATACCCTGTACCTCAAGGACGTCGTCAACGTGGGCAGAGTTGAACAAGCAGGCACCATTTTCGAGGTGAAGAGgaaggccgacggcgcctcgagcagccccggcgatgacgacggccagACCAAGACGCTGCAGATCAAGGTCAaaagcgacgacgacttgtaCGAGTGGATCGATTTCATCTACGGCGCATGTCCGGGCATGGGGGGCGTTAGCAACCCGACCAACTTCTCCCAtgccgtccacgtcggctTCGATCCCTCGAGCGGAGAGTTCATCGGTCTGCCCCCGGAATGGTCAAAGCTCCTCAACTCGTCTGCCATCACCAAGGAGGACTATGAGCGCAACCCTCAGGCCGTCTTCGAAGTCCTCGACTTTTACACAGACCTCGCCAAGAGGGCCGAAAACCCGAATCAGTACTCGAGCCTCACCCCCACGCCTCCCGCCACGTCCCAGAACAAGCAGCTGGGCTACGCGGCCGGCAGCTCCATTgcgcccccgcgcccggcgccgcctacgcccgcccagcgcggGCCTGGCTACTCGACGACTCCGCCTGGCTCCAGCGGCGCCTCACAGAGGCGGCCGACCGTTGGAGAGCAccagcagccacggcagcagaTGCAGGGCATGCCACCCAACTACGCGTCTCAGGATGCCGCTAGAGACGAGCAGCGGAGGAGGCAGTTGGAGGCACAGAGGCAACGGGATGAGCAGGACCGCCGAGAGCTGGAAGAGTACAATGCCTCGCTGCCAAAAACCAAGGTGCCTCTTGCCCAGCAGGAGATTGGTGGCGGCtacggcggtggcggcggcggcggcggcggctcgctgcCGCAGTCGAACAGCGCCGAGAGGTTCAACCCCACGCGGGCagctccgccggcgcccaagCCAAACGGCGGGCAGTCCAACGGCCTAAGGGCTCAGAGGCCTGCTCCGCCAGCTCCTGGGTCGGCGTCTCCCAGCCGGCTCCCGCAAAGCTCCCGCGACCCGTCAGCCCAAGCCCAACGGACACCCCGGACGGACAACTCGCCGGGCCCCAACGCCAGGTACCAGAATGGAAGCCAGGCATcccagccgcggcagccacAACCGCAGGCTCAGGGCTCTCGTCTCCCCGCGCCCGTCAAGCCTCTCAACGTGGCACCCAAAACGGGCCAGGCTCAACCGGCTGACGGCGtcaaggcggcggaggcggccctCACGGCGAAGCCAGCGCCGTCGGAGCGCAAGCAGGACGTGCGCATGTCCACCATGTCGGAGAATGAGGTGATGGCGAAGCTGAAGGAGGCCGTGTCCAAAGACGACCCCAACATGTCGTACtcgaagcagaagaagattGGCCAGGGAGCCTCCGGGTCCGTATACgtggccaagatcaaggacaCGGCCCAGGGCATCGCCCGTGAGATTCTGCGCCAGCAGGGCAGCCGCGCGCAGGTTGCCATTAAGCAGATGGACCTCGCTCATCAGCCGAGGAAGGAACTAATCGTCAACGAAATCATGGTCATGAAAGACAGCAGGCATCGAAACATTGTCAACTTTCTCGACGCCTTCTTGCGTAATAATAATGCAGAGCTCTGGGTCGTCATGGAGTACATGGAGGGTGGCGCCCTGACGGACGTGATTGACAACAATCCGTCCATTTCGGAGGAGCAGATTTCTACTATCTGCCACGAG ACGTGCCGAGGACTGCAGCACCTGCACTCCCAGAGCATCATCCACCGAGACATCAAGAGCGACAACGTCCTGTTGGACGCACGCGGTAACGTAAAGATTA CCGATTTCGGATTCTGCGCCAAGCTCACCGAGACCAAGTCGAAGCGAGCCACTATGGTTGGCACTCCTTACTGGATGGCGCCCGAGGTGGTGAAGCAGAAGGAATATGGGCCCAAGGTGGACATTTGGTCCCTGGGCATCATGGCGATTGAGATGATCGAGTCGGAGCCGCCGTACCTAAACGAGGAGCCGCTCAAGGCCCTGTACCTGATCGCCACCAACGGCACCCCGAGGCTGAAGAAGCCCGAGAAGCTGagcaaggagctcaaggccttCCTCTCCGTATGCCTGTGCGTCGACGTCAAGAGTCGAGCCTCGGCGGATGAGCTTTTGGCGCACGACTTCCTCAGGCACGGCTGCCCACTCGGCAGTCTGGCGGATCTGCTGGCATTCAAGAAGCACGCAAAATAA
- the CLA4_1 gene encoding Non-specific serine/threonine protein kinase (COG:T~EggNog:ENOG503NVDQ), protein MNPGPAPRPPADNRPRLNLTPSTNLPGSMANMAISPIRGTATSTYSGSTISLPIARQQSNNMDGMGGVAVKKEGWASVKESKNFIQPWKQKYLVLRKESLDFHKTEGGKVAYTLYLKDVVNVGRVEQAGTIFEVKRKADGASSSPGDDDGQTKTLQIKVKSDDDLYEWIDFIYGACPGMGGVSNPTNFSHAVHVGFDPSSGEFIGLPPEWSKLLNSSAITKEDYERNPQAVFEVLDFYTDLAKRAENPNQYSSLTPTPPATSQNKQLGYAAGSSIAPPRPAPPTPAQRGPGYSTTPPGSSGASQRRPTVGEHQQPRQQMQGMPPNYASQDAARDEQRRRQLEAQRQRDEQDRRELEEYNASLPKTKVPLAQQEIGGGYGGGGGGGGGSLPQSNSAERFNPTRAAPPAPKPNGGQSNGLRAQRPAPPAPGSASPSRLPQSSRDPSAQAQRTPRTDNSPGPNARYQNGSQASQPRQPQPQAQGSRLPAPVKPLNVAPKTGQAQPADGVKAAEAALTAKPAPSERKQDVRMSTMSENEVMAKLKEAVSKDDPNMSYSKQKKIGQGASGSVYVAKIKDTAQGIAREILRQQGSRAQVAIKQMDLAHQPRKELIVNEIMVMKDSRHRNIVNFLDAFLRNNNAELWVVMEYMEGGALTDVIDNNPSISEEQISTICHETCRGLQHLHSQSIIHRDIKSDNVLLDARGNVKITDFGFCAKLTETKSKRATMVGTPYWMAPEVVKQKEYGPKVDIWSLGIMAIEMIESEPPYLNEEPLKALYLIATNGTPRLKKPEKLSKELKAFLSVCLCVDVKSRASADELLAHDFLRHGCPLGSLADLLAFKKHAK, encoded by the exons ATGAACCCTGGCCCGGCCCCCCGACCACCTGCCGACAATAGACCGCGATTGAATTTGACCCCGAGCACAAACCTCCCCGGGAGCATGGCCAACATGGCCATCTCCCCGATTCGTGGCACCGCCACCTCGACCTACTCGGGCTCCACCATCTCCCTGCccatcgcccgccagcagTCCAACaacatggatggcatgggcggcgtcgccgtcaagaagGAAGGCTGGGCGTCGGTCAAGGAAAGCAAAAACTTTATTCAGCCGTGGAAACAAAAGTACCTGGTTCTTCGCAAAGAATCCCTCGACTTCCACAAGACtgagggcggcaaggtcgccTATACCCTGTACCTCAAGGACGTCGTCAACGTGGGCAGAGTTGAACAAGCAGGCACCATTTTCGAGGTGAAGAGgaaggccgacggcgcctcgagcagccccggcgatgacgacggccagACCAAGACGCTGCAGATCAAGGTCAaaagcgacgacgacttgtaCGAGTGGATCGATTTCATCTACGGCGCATGTCCGGGCATGGGGGGCGTTAGCAACCCGACCAACTTCTCCCAtgccgtccacgtcggctTCGATCCCTCGAGCGGAGAGTTCATCGGTCTGCCCCCGGAATGGTCAAAGCTCCTCAACTCGTCTGCCATCACCAAGGAGGACTATGAGCGCAACCCTCAGGCCGTCTTCGAAGTCCTCGACTTTTACACAGACCTCGCCAAGAGGGCCGAAAACCCGAATCAGTACTCGAGCCTCACCCCCACGCCTCCCGCCACGTCCCAGAACAAGCAGCTGGGCTACGCGGCCGGCAGCTCCATTgcgcccccgcgcccggcgccgcctacgcccgcccagcgcggGCCTGGCTACTCGACGACTCCGCCTGGCTCCAGCGGCGCCTCACAGAGGCGGCCGACCGTTGGAGAGCAccagcagccacggcagcagaTGCAGGGCATGCCACCCAACTACGCGTCTCAGGATGCCGCTAGAGACGAGCAGCGGAGGAGGCAGTTGGAGGCACAGAGGCAACGGGATGAGCAGGACCGCCGAGAGCTGGAAGAGTACAATGCCTCGCTGCCAAAAACCAAGGTGCCTCTTGCCCAGCAGGAGATTGGTGGCGGCtacggcggtggcggcggcggcggcggcggctcgctgcCGCAGTCGAACAGCGCCGAGAGGTTCAACCCCACGCGGGCagctccgccggcgcccaagCCAAACGGCGGGCAGTCCAACGGCCTAAGGGCTCAGAGGCCTGCTCCGCCAGCTCCTGGGTCGGCGTCTCCCAGCCGGCTCCCGCAAAGCTCCCGCGACCCGTCAGCCCAAGCCCAACGGACACCCCGGACGGACAACTCGCCGGGCCCCAACGCCAGGTACCAGAATGGAAGCCAGGCATcccagccgcggcagccacAACCGCAGGCTCAGGGCTCTCGTCTCCCCGCGCCCGTCAAGCCTCTCAACGTGGCACCCAAAACGGGCCAGGCTCAACCGGCTGACGGCGtcaaggcggcggaggcggccctCACGGCGAAGCCAGCGCCGTCGGAGCGCAAGCAGGACGTGCGCATGTCCACCATGTCGGAGAATGAGGTGATGGCGAAGCTGAAGGAGGCCGTGTCCAAAGACGACCCCAACATGTCGTACtcgaagcagaagaagattGGCCAGGGAGCCTCCGGGTCCGTATACgtggccaagatcaaggacaCGGCCCAGGGCATCGCCCGTGAGATTCTGCGCCAGCAGGGCAGCCGCGCGCAGGTTGCCATTAAGCAGATGGACCTCGCTCATCAGCCGAGGAAGGAACTAATCGTCAACGAAATCATGGTCATGAAAGACAGCAGGCATCGAAACATTGTCAACTTTCTCGACGCCTTCTTGCGTAATAATAATGCAGAGCTCTGGGTCGTCATGGAGTACATGGAGGGTGGCGCCCTGACGGACGTGATTGACAACAATCCGTCCATTTCGGAGGAGCAGATTTCTACTATCTGCCACGAG ACGTGCCGAGGACTGCAGCACCTGCACTCCCAGAGCATCATCCACCGAGACATCAAGAGCGACAACGTCCTGTTGGACGCACGCGGTAACGTAAAGATTA CCGATTTCGGATTCTGCGCCAAGCTCACCGAGACCAAGTCGAAGCGAGCCACTATGGTTGGCACTCCTTACTGGATGGCGCCCGAGGTGGTGAAGCAGAAGGAATATGGGCCCAAGGTGGACATTTGGTCCCTGGGCATCATGGCGATTGAGATGATCGAGTCGGAGCCGCCGTACCTAAACGAGGAGCCGCTCAAGGCCCTGTACCTGATCGCCACCAACGGCACCCCGAGGCTGAAGAAGCCCGAGAAGCTGagcaaggagctcaaggccttCCTCTCCGTATGCCTGTGCGTCGACGTCAAGAGTCGAGCCTCGGCGGATGAGCTTTTGGCGCACGACTTCCTCAGGCACGGCTGCCCACTCGGCAGTCTGGCGGATCTGCTGGCATTCAAGAAGCACGCAAAATAA
- a CDS encoding uncharacterized protein (SECRETED:SignalP(1-32~SECRETED:cutsite=VSS-AA~SECRETED:prob=0.3704)~TransMembrane:1 (n9-24c32/33o324-347i)~EggNog:ENOG503P5NW) — translation MMAVLPPSLLPLSLFFSSLFFFLILNIRPVSSAAFVHATNTAAATTASNWAKNPNDTASPNALSQRQASSSSSSPSSWSSSPASQSSAIACGFRDGNPSEPLIPDPGFDCRIDAIQGIWGVCATSIVDTVRCFLPGSCVDDHGCKDACDAVDRPDLTTTCDGGKHCSTALLILGPDEPTYASIGCGLGLSTDHYLIYPTTTLAPAGSRSTTAQAAGGSSTTGEGTKTTASAIATTTTTTTAGKSPNTPSPTGARRSSRPASLSSSETASPVTTTTATTTTKTSPPPNHTATTTIPSSGQEGAENQGRSKGGGGAAPNNTAWSGIIVGGAVGGLAVLCASAVTIVYLVRRHRGAASLLHHHHHDHDGDATAATPGDGDLEEGLVEPKNPGAASELPAGPGTPRWHVEMPG, via the exons ATGATGGCGGTGCTACCGCCCTCGCTGCTTCCTTTATCactcttcttctcctccctattcttcttcctcatccTCAACATCAGACCCGTGTCGAGCGCGGCCTTTGTCCATGCcaccaacaccgccgccgccaccaccgcgagcAACTGGGCCAAGAACCCAAACGACACGGCGAGCCCCAACGCGCTTTCTCAACGACAagcctcgtcatcatcatcgtcgccatcgtcatggtCCTCGTCCCCCGCGTCGCAGTCTTCGGCCATCGCCTGCGGCTTCCGCGACGGCAACCCGTCCGAGCCCCTGATCCCGGACCCGGGCTTCGACTGCCGCATCGACGCGATACAAGGGATCTGGGGCGTCTGCGCGACGAGCATCGTGGACACCGTGCGCTGCTTCCTCCCCGGCAGCTGCGTCGACGACCACGGCTGCAAGGACGCGTGCGACGCCGTGGACAGGCCGGACTTGACCACCACTTG CGATGGCGGCAAGCACTGCTCGACAGCCCTGCTGATACTCGGGCCCGACGAGCCAACGTACGCGTCCATCGGCTGCGGCCTGGGCCTTTCAACTGATCACTACCTGATAtatccgacgacgacgttggcgccggcggggagcCGATCCACCACCGCGCAAGCAGCCGGCGGCTCTTCGACGACCGGCGAGGGGACCAAGACGACGGCATctgccatcgccaccaccaccaccaccaccacggcgggTAAATCTCCAAACACGCCGTCCCCCACAGGAGCACgacgctcgtcgcggcccgcgTCCTTGTCATCTTCCGAAACTGCATCGCCCGTGACCACTAccaccgccacgacgacgacgaagacgtcTCCGCCACCTAACCACACGGCCACAACAACGATAcccagcagcggccaggAGGGCGCGGAGAACCAGGGGAGatccaagggcggcggcggggcggcgcccaacAACACCGCGTGgagcggcatcatcgtcgggggcgcagtcggcggcctggcggtGCTGTGCGCCTCTGCCGTCACCATCGTCTACCTGGTCCGGCGACACCGTGGCGCGGCCtctcttcttcatcatcatcatcatgaccacgacggcgatgccaccgccgccacccccggcgacggcgacctaGAAGAAGGCCTCGTGGAGCCAAAGAATCCAGGGGCTGCGTCCGAGTTACCCGCTGGTCCTGGGACGCCGCGCTGGCACGTGGAAATGCCTGGCTGA
- a CDS encoding uncharacterized protein (EggNog:ENOG503NVAJ~COG:A), with the protein MSMSRSDQMAPGYSHHPPTATSQSHRSHSPSANNASVPDGSVPPARSPFGLAHNGIMAGNSRSGAGSPSHDMAGSGRLFSKRAREIQAQEGIPSLPLNPWGGPPTSGNSTPLRENIPESPTDGFPDFGQLPTPDTLPQTRRARAGTVPSRFPPGLGSSNPLLSIPGFAAKSARATPSQSPFKSPSPNLDPESTQGSGSALLSRLRAGSMPQRSPFSTVPGTSSPFGPSIFSSSWNPAAVGRERGSTLASIASVGSNGPSSPSHSQFSKEGGADSDVHMRTLDYLGLAETPQPPRAQLATPYMANNWQQASRFRSYSVNNKDKYDKYAGDGDEEAYEVDGMAIDPRYAALIQQELAATNAAIHNHNLAVQAFANQASANRPRARTTGVLDAPADHLRVYMGANAATPSALGTAEIRMPEEKEYGDLPQAIANMNLGKSNSRNNGLLSADEQGLEGPTSALWLGGVPTSTTTTTLVEMFKVHGPITSARVLTHKSCGFVNFERVDSAISAKASMNGKEIFPGSGPIRVNFAKPPSASNTPGHDGAYPSPSPDPHSRSQESTQTAATSSSAEAARSLGASTPTVPPLRDLTGDILDIVGQFGAPEDDKVQIAGFVQAAIQYDAYVEEIPPIREPTHTRVHDAPRLRDIRKRIDNQLMSQADIENVAMEMLPEMAELSSDYLGNTVVQKLFENCSDPVRDAMLAEVAPHLAEIGVHKNGTWAAQKIIDVCKTPDQMTTIVQHLRPYTVLLFLDQFGNYVLQGCLKFGAPFNEFIFDAMLSRTWEIAQGRFGARAMRACLESHHATKVQQRMLAATIALHSVQLATNANGALLLTWFLDTCTFPQRRTVLSPRLVPYLVHLCTHKVAYLTVLKVINQKAEPDARDTILKALFFAPNDQVLEAILSDHQCGATLIFKVLTTPFFDESIRPQVVENVKNVLVKIKAQPNQGYKRVMDEVGLSTRPAGPNREPSSHNEPRQRPTSRQNSGTNGHHPQQQAHANNNNNKSFYNPSHTPSNPPGFEGAYGLQRNDSAEAGMPGFPAYNQSMMYNAPAGPVPPAVNLQQMQYQQNMMARQTPQMNYSFPPMQPGYGGFATPGPAVDQFRQQPMPNGSPIQPSTSQVPQMPTTQAAYGPPGFSVPMGGGNYPYASMPGMQNMAYMQHEQGNGRRGRR; encoded by the exons ATGTCAATGTCCAGATCTGATCAGATGGCCCCTGGGTACTCGCACCATCCGCCCACCGCCACCTCCCAGAGCCACCGCTCGCACTCCCCGTCTGCCAACAACGCATCTGTGCCCGACGGCTCCGTTCCACCTGCCAGGTCTCCCTTTGGTCTCGCTCACaacggcatcatggccggcaACTCgcgctccggcgccggctctcCGTCCCATGATATGGCCGGCTCCGGAAGGCTCTTTTCTAAAAG AGCCAGAGAGATCCAAGCCCAGGAGGGCATTCCCAGTCTTCCTTTAAACCCCTggggcggcccgccgacCAGTGGTAACTCGACCCCTCTCCGCGAAAACATTCCCGAATCCCCAACCGACGGCTTTCCCGATTTCGGCCAGCTCCCCACGCCCGACACCCTTCCCCAGACGCGCAgagcccgcgccggcaccgtcccATCCAGATTTCCCCCGGGCTTGGGGTCGTCCAACCCTCTGCTGAGCATCCCTGGTTTCGCGGCAAAGTCTGCAcgggccacgccgtcgcaGAGCCCCTTCAAGTCCCCCTCTCCGAACCTTGACCCCGAAAGCACCCAAGGCAGCGGCTCTGCCCTGCTCTCTCGCCTGCGAGCCGGTTCCAtgccgcagcgcagccccTTCTCTACCGTCCCCGGCACAAGCTCCCCCTTCGGTCCCTCCAtcttcagcagcagctggaatccggccgccgtcggccgcgaaCGGGGTTCTACTCTGGCGAGCATCGCCAGCGTCGGTTCCAACGGCCCAAGCTCGCCCTCTCATTCCCAGTTCTccaaggagggcggcgccgactcggacgTGCACATGCGAACCCTCGACTATCTCGGCCTGGCCGAGACTCCCCAGCCCCCGCGAGCCCAGCTGGCCACGCCCTACATGGCCAACAATTGGCAGCAAGCCAGCCGCTTCCGTTCCTATTCGGTGAACAACAAGGACAAGTATGACAAGTatgccggcgacggtgacgaggaggCGTACGAGGTCGACGGTATGGCCATCGACCCCCGCTACGCCGCACTCATCCAACAAGAGCTGGCTGCAACCAATGCCGCTATCCACAACCACAACCTCGCTGTACAGGCCTTTGCGAACCAGGCCTCGGCCAACCGACCTCGCGCTCGCACCACTGGCGTCCTGGACGCCCCTGCGGACCACCTGCGAGTCTATATGGGCGCCAATGCCGCTACTCCGAGTGCCTTGGGCACGGCTGAGATCCGTATGCCCGAGGAAAAGGAGTACGGCGACTTGCCACAAGCAATTGCCAACATGAACCTGGGCAAGTCCAACAGCCGCAACAACGGCCTGctgagcgccgacgagcaggggCTCGAAGGTCCCACGAGCGCTCTTTGGCTTGGCGGCGTGCCAAcctcgaccaccaccacgactcTTGTGGAGATGTTCAAGGTTCACGGTCCCATTACGTCTGCCCGAGTCTTGACGCACAAAAGCTGTGGCTTTGTCAACTTCGAGAGGGTGGACAGCGCCATCTCGGCAAAGGCGAGCATGAATGGTAAGGAGATCTTCCCCGGCTCCGGACCCATCCGCGTCAACTTTGCGAAGCCACCATCGGCATCCAACACGCCCGGCCACGATGGCGCCTACCCGTCCCCGAGCCCCGACCCGCATTCCAGGAGTCAGGAGTCGACCCAGACGGCCGCTACTAGCTCCAGCGCAGAGGCCGCGCGAAGTCTGGGGGCGAGCACTCCTACTGTTCCCCCGCTTCGCGACCTGACGGGCGATATTCTCGACATTGTAGGGCAGTTCGGAGCACCTGAAGACGACAAGGTACAGATCGCAGGCTTCGTCCAGGCCGCCATCCAGTACGATGCCTATGTCGAGGAGATACCGCCCATCCGCGAGCCGACGCACACCAGAGTCCACGACGCGCCCAGGCTGAGGGACATTCGCAAGCGGATTGACAATCAGCTCATGTCCCAGGCCGATATCGAGAACGTCGCCATGGAGATGCTGCCCGAGATGGCGGAGCTTTCCTCGGACTACCTAGGCAACACGGTGGTCCAGAAGCTCTTTGAGAACTGCAGCGACCCGGTGCGAGACGCCATGCTTGCTGAGGTCGCTCCGCATCTCGCCGAGATTGGCGTCCATAAGAACGGCACGTGGGCAGCCCAGAAGATCATCGACGTGTGCAAAACGCCCGACCAGATGACCACGATTGTCCAGCATCTCCGGCCGTACACGGTGCTCCTGTTCCTCGACCAATTTGGAAATTACGTTCTGCAAGGCTGCCTCAAGTTTGGGGCGCCTTTCAACGAGTTCATCTTCGATGCCATGCTGAGCCGGACGTGGGAGATCGCCCAAGGCCGATTTGGTGCCCGCGCCATGCGGGCGTGTCTGGAGAGCCACCACGCCACCAAGGTTCAGCAGCGCATGCTCGCGGCCACCATTGCGTTGCACAGCGTCCAGCTCGCGACCAACGCCAATGGCGCCCTCCTGCTCACCTGGTTCCTCGACACGTGCACCTTTCCCCAGCGACGCACTGTCCTTTCGCCACGGCTCGTCCCGTACCTGGTCCATCTGTGCACGCACAAGGTCGCCTATCTTACGGTGCTCAAGGTCATCAACCAGAAGGCTGAACCCGATGCCCGTGACACGATCCTGAAGGCTCTGTTCTTCGCGCCCAATGATCAAGTCCTCGAGGCAATCCTCAGCGATCACCAATGCGGTGCCACCCTGATCTTCAAGGTGCTGACAACGCCCTTCTTTGACGAGAGCATCCGGCCGCAGGTCGTGGAGAACGTCAAGAACGTACTCGTCAAGATCAAGGCCCAACCCAACCAAGGCTACAAGCGGGTCATGGACGAAGTCGGCTTGTCCACCCGGCCTGCGGGTCCGAATCGAGAGCCGAGCTCGCACAACGAGCCACGCCAGCGGCCAACCTCTCGACAGAACAGCGGCACCAACGGCCATCACCCCCAGCAACAAGCCcacgccaacaacaacaacaacaagtcCTTCTACAACCCGAGCCATACTCCGTCCAACCCCCCGGGCTTTGAGGGCGCCTATGGCCTCCAGAGGAATGACAGCGCCGAGGCAGGCATGCCCGGGTTCCCGGCGTACAATCAGAGCATGATGTACAACGCGCCCGCGGGGCCCGTGCCGCCTGCCGTCAACCTCCAGCAGATGCAGTACCAGCAGAACATGATGGCGAGACAGACGCCGCAGATGAACTACAGCTTCCCGCCTATGCAGCCAGGATACGGAGGCTTCGCCACCCCTGGCCCGGCCGTGGACCAGTtccgccagcagcccatGCCGAATGGGAGCCCAATTCAGCCTTCCACGTCGCAGGTCCCACAGATGCCTACCACCCAGGCCGCCTACGGGCCGCCTGGCTTTAGCGTCcccatgggcggcggcaactaTCCGTACGCCAGTATGCCCGGCATGCAGAACATGGCTTACATGCAGCATGAGCAAGGAAACggtcggcgcggccgc AGGTGA